The DNA sequence AGCTATTATCTTAGACTAAATAAGAGGGTTGGCCCTCAAATCCGTGGTAGGAAAATTATGTATAATGATTCCTCCACTTTGTTCAGATAGAGGTATCTGAAGCCATTGTCAGATTTCCAACCAGTCGCAACTAATTCCTTCATGGCTGCAATAAGCGCAAGCTCTTCCTTATCCGACTAGCTCCGATGTTATCCGTCTACCCTCCATGTGCCAGGCCTCCATACTGGAATGCACCTACACAAAAGTGATGCATAAGTTTCGGGCGATTTGAAGGTTCACCACATGTCCcagtaaaataaatgaaagaatATAATTCTTTTGTATGTCGCAACTTACTCGGATTGCCCCGGCTCAAACTTCCATTTGGCATTGTTTGACGAAAATGAGACGTGGCGTTGTGTGTAGATGGCGTTCATATCGGCAAACATAACAACGGAACCAAAAATTAAATCGGAACACCACCTTAATCAACCCGCAACTATAGGTTGATGTTAGAAACATGTCAATAAGTTCACATGGTATAAACTATAGAAGAAATCAAAAGATTTATTTTGGGGATTTTGTAAGAAATTTATATTGATATCACTATAAAACCAcacaagaaaaaattaatagacaGAAGAACTCAAATCCGAGAACCTAAAAGAAACTTAGCGCCGGAcattcaaatgaaaaatgaaaaactaagACTAGGTTCAATTGGACAACTTGGTAAATTCGTGAGATCGGGCTTCAACGAGAGAGATAATCAGGTGGAGACGATCACCACTCTTGGCAGGATTGCATATTCTTCCGTGCTTGGAAATCTGCAAAACAATTTATGCGACTCGAGAGATATATGTTGGGTTTTTTTTCACCATGTGGGTATAGATTGAAATACCAGTAAATCCTAAGGTTATCTTAGtcatctttaaaaaattggcATCCTGAGTCCATGATACCAAACCccagataataaaaaaaagtaatacaaGCCAAACACCCATCAAAATTGTTGTCACATGCAATATTTAATCCATTAACCATTGTCTGCACTAATCCATGTGAACCCAACATGGAAACCAAGCGAACCCAAAGAAGATAGTGGTGcaacataaaatatgagatcATAATTTTAGAAGTATGTTATGATTTGCTTAGTaagttactactactacaactaataataataaataacggTTGTAATAATATTCCCTTCGTTCCCTAATAAATGACATAATTGAGTAATGACTCAGGATTTTAGAAGAGGTACGGTATTGTTAATTTGGAACACACAAAGATGTATGGCATTGATAATttggaatgaaaaaaatacagtTCAAAGGAGAATAGCAATAATCTCTCAATAATCACACTCACATGCACAAGACATCATTAAGGCGTGTTACAACTTACAAATAGCGGCTAGATAATCGAGAATGGTTGAAACAGGTGGTGAATGCCGGTTACAAGGGAGTGTGCGCCACTGAAGCTTAACGAGTCTTTCTCAACGAAGCAGTCTTTTGCCTACCACATGGATGGCACATACACCTGTTCTTTAAGATTCTGCGCAGCACTCTCCGTGGGAAAACCACGTACTGCACCTATCGTCCACTGTGATATTATGCCGGCTGAAATGGCAAACCGGAGCTGCCTCTCCAAAACATCACGATTCTCAAACATCTCAGGCTGTGTGGTGAGCTTCCGCATGATTCCAGCCACAACAGCATCACCCGAACCAGTTCTGTCGCAAGTATACGGTGTTATGAGCACGTCTTCAGTACCAACCACAGCTCCATCAAAACTAGGGGTGTAGTAATGTATCCGGAGCGTCCCATCCGTGACAAACAAGAATTTCAGGCCATCATGCCACAGAGGTGAGAGCTCCTCGCGGGTATAGTGATAGTAGTCTCTCCGTTGCTTGGTTTGCTCGTAGCTCTCAGCAAAATACTGAGGTGTATAGTTTCTTTTCCTCTCGTAATGCTCTTCGTCTAAGAGGAATTCCAATTCTTGCTTTGTGACCTCGATGATGTCTGCTTTCTCCCAGGCTTCCTTGATCAGCTCCCTTGTCTCGTCCCGTGATTTCCACAGCGGTAGTGGGAGATTCAAGTCGAAAAATACAAGACCGCCGAACTTCTTAGTCCACGCAATCGCTTTAATCAGGGTAGAACGCATAGAAGTTGATGTAAGGACTTGAGAAGTGAAGTGAAATATTCTAGCCTGCAAAAACCAAATCAACTAGCATCAATCAGTAAATCAACATATCTCTACACTGCAATTGCAAACAACTACAAGTAGATCGATAACTCTGAATACTCACTTCCATgtaaaatagtcttattttgtcattttagaaTGTCCACAAAAAGAGTCTCTTTACCTTTCTCCTTTCCTACTCTATTATCCCTTCACTTAACTCTCTTTTAACACAACACATTCAACAATTCAACGTCTAGAGCAACCAACATAAgcaaattgaaaaacaaatttaaagttgaataaaaaaatgaaccTCTTTAAGCACCGCAAGATTGAGTTCTGAAACAAGTAACGAATCCTCGGGGCAATCCTTGGAATTCTGAGCAGACATTTTGCCGTCCTCAAATTTGATCTTCATATAGCTACACGCAGTTCGAGCACCCTCGTCGAGCTTCACCCCTCTCGTCTGCACCCTCTCCTGATTCATCATCAACACAAGCTCCTCGCCGAATTCGTCCTTCCCTACCTTCCCCATGAACGCCGCCCGCCCGCCCAGCCTCACGTGAGAGATCGCCACATTCGACGGTGGACCGCCGGGTGCCCGGGAGAACTCGGGCGGGTTCCACTGCAGCATTTTCCACTGCGAGTAGATGTCCGGGTGCATCTGCTCCGGCGCCACTCTCACCGTCGGCACGAACTCCTTCTGCGCCGCTCCGAAGCAGCATACCAGCGGTGGATCCAGGTACGGGAAATCGACGCCGTCGTCGTAATCGTGGAGCTCTTCGGCGGCGTTTTTGGTGGCTGG is a window from the Salvia hispanica cultivar TCC Black 2014 chromosome 1, UniMelb_Shisp_WGS_1.0, whole genome shotgun sequence genome containing:
- the LOC125200958 gene encoding fructokinase-like 1, chloroplastic, producing MATVQLLLHHSHSFALIQHHFPQISHKSTPIKSSPTDSPSTSSTTPRRSRRTTTKKTRRSRKTEDSPATKNAAEELHDYDDGVDFPYLDPPLVCCFGAAQKEFVPTVRVAPEQMHPDIYSQWKMLQWNPPEFSRAPGGPPSNVAISHVRLGGRAAFMGKVGKDEFGEELVLMMNQERVQTRGVKLDEGARTACSYMKIKFEDGKMSAQNSKDCPEDSLLVSELNLAVLKEARIFHFTSQVLTSTSMRSTLIKAIAWTKKFGGLVFFDLNLPLPLWKSRDETRELIKEAWEKADIIEVTKQELEFLLDEEHYERKRNYTPQYFAESYEQTKQRRDYYHYTREELSPLWHDGLKFLFVTDGTLRIHYYTPSFDGAVVGTEDVLITPYTCDRTGSGDAVVAGIMRKLTTQPEMFENRDVLERQLRFAISAGIISQWTIGAVRGFPTESAAQNLKEQVYVPSMW